CGCCCGCGCGCTCGTGGCCGATCCGGCGATCGTGCTGGCGGACGAGCCCACCGGAAACCTCGACACCGCGACCGGGAACGACGTGCTGGCGCTCTTTCAAGAACTCTACGAAGAGGGGCGGACGGTGGTGCTCGTGACCCACGAGCGCGACGTGGCCGAACGCGCCGACCGGATCGTCCACGTCGTCGACGGCGAACTGGAGGGGATCGAGGCGGTCGCCGGCGCGAGGCGGGAGGCGTGAACCCCCGAGAGGCGCTCTCGATGAGCCTGCGGGCGATCAGGGGCCACCCCCTCAGGTCGGGGCTGACGGCGCTGGGCGTGTTGATCGGCGTCGCCGCCGTGATCGTCTTCGTGATCCTCGGGGCGAGCCTCCAGGCGGCGGTGATCGGCGAGGTCGGCGGCGAGGACGCCGAGCGAATCTACGTCTGGAACGGCCCCGAGGACGCGCAGGGCCCGCCCGGCGCCGGCGCGCGTGCCGTGTTCACCGAGGACGACATCGACCGACTGCACGCGATCGAGGGCGTCGACGGGGTGGCCCCCTACGCCTCGGTCGACGCGAACGGGTTCGAACACGGGGGCGATACGATCGCGGGCGGCGACGCCGTCGCCACCGGTCCCGAGTACTTCACCGACGACGCGATCGCCGAGGGCCGGGCGTTCGAGTCCGGCGAGAACGAGGTCGTTCTGACGCCGCTCGCCGCGGAGGCGTTCGAGGAAGACGTCGCCGTCGGGGACCGGGTGACGATCACGTTCGATGACGGCTCCGAGGCCGAGATGACCGTCGTCGGGATCCTCGACGGGTCGGGGCCCCGGAGCCCGTTCGACGGGTTCGGCGAGGACGCCCGCGTCTACGTTCCCGCCGATCCGTTTCACGGAACGACGACCGAGACCGCCGACGGCGACCAGCGCGTCTACCCGTACGTGGTCGTGACCGCCGACAGCCCGAAGAGCGTCGACGGCGTCGAGGAGGCGGTCAGGACCTATCTAGAAGACGAATCGGACGCGAGCGAGGCGCTCCCGGCGACGTTCGTCGTCGAGACCCAGACCAACGAGGACCTCCTCGAACAGGTGAACGACCTGCTCGCGACGCTGACGGGCTTCATCACGGGGGTCGCGCTCATCTCGCTGCTCGTCGGGTCGATCGGGATCGCCAACGTCATGCTCGTCAGCGTCACCGAGCGCACCCGCGAGATCGGGATCATGAAGACCGTCGGCGCCCGGAACCGCGACGTCCTCCAGCTGTTCCTGACCGAGGCCGCCATCCTCGGGATGCTGGGTGCGGCGGCGGGCGCGCTCGTCGGGTTCGCGGGCGGCTACGTGGCGACGCGCCTCCTCGAGTTCCCGTTCGTCGCGCCGCTCGAGTGGGCGGTCGTCGCGGTCGTCACCGGCGTCCTCGTGGGGGCGCTCGCCGGGCTCTACCCGGCGTGGAACGCCGCCCGGACCGACCCGATCGACGCGCTTCGCTACGAGTGATCGCGGGTCACTCGAGGCGGTCGAGGATCGCCCCGGGATCGTACGCCAGCGAGAGCTGTCGCGAGCGGCCCCGGCCCTCCATCCCGTCGTAGGAGGTCTCGACGATCCCGAGCCGGTCGAGTTTGTTGACAATCTCCGAGTAGCGGGTGTAGCCCAGATCCGTCTCCTCGGCGAACGCCTCGTAGACGTCGCCCGCCTGCTCGCCGTCGTGGTCGACCAACACGCGAACCAGCGCCGCCTCGCTTCCCGAGAGCCCCCGCAGGCTGCGCGAGAGGTGGACGTACTTCGACTGCTCGTAGGCCTCCTCGACGTCCTCCGTGGTGACCGTGCGGCTCGCGCGCATCTCGGCGTTCAGTCCCGCCCGGCGAAGCAGGTCGATTCCCACACGTAAATCGCCGCTCTCGGCGGTGAGCTCGGCGACCCGGTCGAGCACCGTCGGGGAGACGACGCCGTCGTGAAAGCCGCGGTCGACGCGTTCGGCGAGGATGTCGACGATCTCGCCGGCGTCGTACACCGGAAAGTAGACCTCCTCGGGGCGGAAGACGCTCTGCACCCGCGAATCGAGCTCCTCGATCGTGTCGAGCGCCAGATCCGAGGAGACGACGATCACGCCGATCCGCGTTCCGGGGTGGGCCTCGTGGGCACGCAACAGGGAGTAGAGGGTATCCGAGGCCTCGTTCTCGTAGAAGAGGTAGTTCACGTCGTCCAAGGCGACCACGAGCACCTCCTCTGCCTCGACGAGCCTGTCTGCGACCTGGCCGAACAGCTTCTTGAACGACACCCCGCTAGAGGGCGGTTCGTACTCGAAGATCCCCTCGAACAGTCTGGAAAACACCGCGTATCGGGTCGAGTCGACCTGGCAGTTGACGTGGACGGTTCGCACGCCCGAGTGCCCCGAGAGCTCGGCGAACAGCTTCTGTACCGCCGTGGTCTTGCCGGTGCCGGGCGGGCCCTGGACGAGCGCGTTCAGCGGGCGCGAGCCCCGCACGGCGGGCCGCAGGGCGTACTGGAGGCTTTGTAACTGCGTATCGCGGTGCTCGAACGTCTCGGGCAGGTAGTCGATCTCGAAGACGCGTTCGTCCCGGAAGACGGACTCGTCCCACGACAGCATCCCCTCCTCGGAGTCGTCGACCATCACTTTCACCACGCTCGCCGGCCTATTTAACCGTTCGCCACGGCTTATTCCCCACGCCACGAGGGCGGCGCGAGGTCGAGGGAGAACACGACGAGAACGTAGCACACGCCGACGACGAGCGCGACGAGGAGTTCCTGCCAGAGCTCCGTGATCCCGGCGGCGCGTGCGAAAAACAGCGCGAGGTAGGCGAGGCCGACCACCGCGGCGAAGTGGAGGACCTCGTAGAGGGTGCCCTCCCGGTTCATGACTCGAACTTCCCGAGCAGGCGGTCGTAGATGGCCGTCCCCTCCTCGCGGGCGAGTTTCTCGACGATCAGCTCCGGCGTCGACCGGGCGAGATGATCCCGCACCGGCGAGCGGTTCACCACCAGGTCGCCGTCCACCAGTCCGACCGCCTCGATCCCGTCGACGCGGATCTCGCAGTCCGCAGCGGTGCGGATCTCGCGGGCGAGATGGGAGACGAAGATCGCCGTGGTATCGGTCTCACAGAGCGCCTCGAGGATGCCGGCGATGATCTTCGCGCTCGCGCCGGGTTCGGTGATGCTCTCGAGTTCGTCGACCAGCACCAGCCGTCCCTCGCCCCCCGAGGCGAGGCCGGCGAACTCCTTGACGGTGCCCTCGAACGCCCCCGCGTCGAGCGTGCCCTGGGTCTTCGCGTGGTAGTGGACCTCCGAGAACCGTTCGAGGCGGACGCGATCGGCGGGGACGGGGAGGCCCATCTGCGCGAGGATCACGACGGCGCAGACCAGATCCAGCGTCGAGGTCTTCCCGCCGCTGTTTACCCCCGAGAGCAGCGTCACCCCCGAGACCGAGTAGTCGACGGGCTCGATCGCCTCGAGGGGTTCGGAAAGCAGCGGCGAGCGCCCGCCCTCGATCTCGATTCCCACCCCGGAAAAGTCGGGCATTGTACAGTCGAACTCGCGGGAGAAGCGCGAGAGCGCGAGTTCGACGTCCAGGTCGAGGGCGGCCCGGACCAGCGCCTCGGCCGGTTCGCGCAGGTCCGCGAGGTCGGCGGCGAGTTCGCGCTTCCCCCGCATCGCCCGGCGCTCCTTCGCGGCGACCAGTTCCTCGCGCAGGCGACCCACCACGCTCTCGTCGTGCTCGACCGGAAACGTCGGCTCCTCGGGGAAGGCGTCCCGAGCGATCTCGCTCTCGCCGGAATCGAGCGCGAGCGCGTCGATCAGGTGCTCGCGGGCCGCCTCGACGGCGGCGGCGTACTCGTCGGCGAGTTCCCGCGAGAGCAGCGAGTCGATGCCCGCGCCCCGCTCGGCGAGCGAGAGCAGGTCCGTGCCCTCGATGGTCACGTCGCGTTTCTCGATCGAGTTCTTGAGAGAATCGTTGGCGACGCTCTCGGCGGTGTGGACGCTCGCGTCGAGATCGTCGACGGCGCGGGTGAGCCGTTCGAGTTCGGCGTCGTCTTTCACCTCGCCGTCGGGGCCCAGACGGGAGAGCGCGTCGTCGAGTGCCGCCAGATCGCAGGGTGGATCGAGGCCGGCGGCGCGGTGGACGGCGATCGCCGCGCGGATCGACGCCCGATTGGCGGCGAAAAACGAGAGGGTTCGTTCGGGAACGACCTCGGCGGGATCGGAGAGGGCGTCGGGCCTGACCCGAACGTCGCCCTCCACCTCGACGCCGGTGAAGGCCTCGTCGAGCGCGATCACCGTCGAGTAGCCGCGCGCGAGGTCGGCCAGCCCGCGGGCATCCTCGACGACCTCCACGGGGAGTTCGGGGATCGCCTCTCGTGCCGCCGCGAGGGTCTCCGCGTCGCTCGTGACCAGACACCGCTCCCGGACCCGGACCTCGCGCGGCGCTTCGAGGGGTTCGACCCCCGCGAGCGCCTCGCGCACCTCGGGGTCGGGCTCGCGTTCGAGCGCGCGCTCGGCGAACCCCCGTACCTCCTCGATTCTCGATCGTGCGGCGCTCGGGTAGAACGTCTCGAGGCGGCGTTTCGCATAGGAGGTGACCGCCCGGTCCTGGAGCAGGGCGAGCAGTTCGCGGTGGATCTCGCGGGCGCGGTCGGTCCGCAACAGCCGGCTCGAATCGTCGTGTTCGCGCCGGATCGCGCCGCGGGCGATCCGAGCGGCCCGGCCCTCGCTGATCCCCGGCGCGCCCGCGAGGGCGGCGACGTCGCCCTCGCGGAGCGCTCGTTCGGCGTCCTCGACCTCGGCGAGCGCGCTCGCGGTCTTCGCGCCCACGCCGGGGATCGACTCGAACTCCATCAGTAGGCCGAATGCCGGCGCGAACGCAAAAACGTCCCGGCCGCGGTCAGTCGCCGAGGTCGTGGTCGAACTCCTCGCTTGCGAGGTCCTCCAGCAGGTCCTCGACCTCCTCGACGGTCTCCTCGTCGACGTCGTCGATCGCCTCGACGCCGTGTGCGCCGCCGTGGGCCGTCTGCAACGCGTTCAGGTTGAGGTTCCCCTCTGGATCGACCACCGGGAGTTTCAGGTCCGAGAAGTTCTCCGGCGGGAAGCCCGAGGCCGAGAGCAGGAAGTGGTCTGCGACCTCGCCCAGGTCGTCGGTCTCGAAATCGTTGAGTTGCGGGTCCTCCCACTCGTCGTCGGTCGTGCCCGAGTACTCGGGTTCGTGGACGGCGTAGTCGGTCATGTCCGAAGGGTGAACGGCCACGGGCATGAACGGCGGGCCTGAGGCTGCCGGGGTCGTCGAGGACCCACACGCCTTTTGTCCGCGGGCGCGCAAGGGCGGCCATGTCCGCAGAGGAGAAACTGGCCGCCGCCCGCGAGGAGCTCGCCGGCGAGGAGGGGGTGCTCGTCGCCTTCTCGGGCGGGGTGGACTCGAGCGCCGTCGCCGCCATCGCCCACGACGCGCTCGGGGAGGACGCGGTCGCGTGCACCGCCAAGAGCGAGACGCTGCCCGAGGCGGAACTCGCGGACGCCAGACGGGTCGCCGAGGAGATCGGCATTCGCCACGAGGTCGTGGAGTTCTCCGAACTGGACGACCCCGAGTTCGTCAAGAACGACGGCGACCGCTGCTATCACTGCCGGTCGATGCGACTCGGGAGGATGTTCGAGAGGGCGGAGGAACTCGGGATTCCAGTGGTGTGCGACGGAACGAACGCCGACGACCCCGGCGAGGGCCACCGGCCGGGCCTGCAGGCGGTCGCCGAACTCGACGCCCGGTCGCCGCTTCTCGACCACGGGATCACCAAGGCCGAGGTGCGCGAGATCGCCGATATGTATGACCTCTCCGTGGCCGACAAGCCCTCGATGGCCTGTCTCTCCTCGCGGATTCCGACCGGGATCGAGGTCACCGAGGAACGGCTCACGCGGGTCGACAAGGCCGAAGCCCTCCTTCGAGGGTGGGGCTTCTCGCAGTTCCGGGTGCGCGATCACGACGGCCTCGCACGCATCGAGATCGCGCCCGAGGAGCTAGAGGAGGCCCTCGACATCGAGTTCGTCCGGGCGACCCGCGCCCACATGAAGGACCTCGGGTTCGAGCACGTCACCCTCGACCTGCACGGCTACCGGACGGGGAGCGTCAGCCCCGAGGGGGAGGCGGAATCGACCGCGGAAGCGGACCTGCTCGACGCGCAGTACCCCACGGCGGAGTAGACGGATCAGTCGGTCGCCGGGCGCTCCTCGGCGTCGGCCTCGCGTCGCTCCTCGACGACGTCGATCGGGATCCCCGCGGGGTTCTCGTCGCGCTCGCCGAAGCCGGCGCTCAGGATGCGCGTCAGCGCCTCCTCGACCGTTTCGTCGGTCTCGATGACGTCCTCCTCCGCGACCTCGATGACGAACCCGCTGGTGATGTTGGGCGCGGTCGGTAAGAAGAGGAGTTTCCGGCCGTCGGGCGCCTCGCGGCCGGTCTTGAACGCCGTCATCCGGATGTCGTGCCACGTCTCGACCTTCACGGGGGTCTGGAGGTCGCTCGTCCCGGTCAGCGCGGTCTCGACGGCCATCTTCGAGGCGTTGTAGACCACGCGCAGGCCCGGCACGCTGTTCATGACGGCGTCGATCCCGGCCTCGACGAGCGAGCCGATCGCCGTGCGCATCAGGTAGCCGACGGCGAAGACGAGGAGGACGAAGACGACGAGCGTGATGAACACGCGAAGCGCGGGGTTGCCGATGGTCTGGGTCAGCGGGAGGTTGGCGATGAAGCGAAAGAGCCAGTAGACCACCCAGACGGTGACGATGATCGGGACGAGGACGATCAGCCCGCTCGCCATGTCCCGCTTCCAGGTCGACATCGCTCGCCCCTTACGCCGCCGACCTAAAAGAGTTGTTCATCGGCCCAGAACCGCCCGTAGCGCGAACCCTGCGTTTTCCTTTCTCTCCATCAGTCGGCGGTAGAAATACGAGAGCCACTTCCCGCCGTAGGGCGCGTACTGCCAGACCTCGTACTCGCGCGCGAGGTCGGTCTGGGCGTCCTCTCGCACCCCCATCAGCATCTGGATCTCGAAGGGCGTTCCGTGAGTATCGTGGAGTTCGCGCGCCCGGTCGATCATCACGGGGTCGTGGCTGCCGACCGCGATCCCGCCGTCGTAGGCCTCGAACATGTACTCGAGGTACTCCTCGTAGAGTTCGTTGACGCGCTCCCTGCCCTTGTGAGCGATCGCGGGCGGTTCGTCGTACGCGCCCTTGACCAGCCGTATCTTCCCGGGGACGTCGGCGAAGCGCTCGACGTCGTCGCGGGTGCGTTTGAGGTTCGCCTGCAGGCAGACGCCCATCCCCCCTCCTCGAGCCTCGACGAACTCCTCGAAGGCGTCGAGCGTCGCGTCCGTGGTGGTGTGGTCCTCCATGTCGAGCCAGACGAACCGGTCGTGTTCGTCCGCCACGTCGACGATCCCCCGGAGGTTGTCGCGGAACCGGGCCTCGCTCACGCCGAGGCCGATCTGCGTGGGCTTGATCGAGATACAGGCGTCTACCCCCGCGTCGGCGAGGTCGGCGAGCAGCGCGGCGTAGGCCCGGGCGTCGTCGTCGGCCTCGACCGGGTCGTCGTAGTGCTCGCCGAGCAGGTTGAGGATGACCTTGACGTTCCGACTGTTGCACTCTCGGGCGTGTTCGAGGGCGGTCGCGGGGGTCTCCCCGGCGACGAAGCGGCGTGCGATCGGCGGGAGCATACCCGTCCCTTCGGCGCGGCCGACTTTAATGGTGGACGTGCGCGAGCGAACCGTGGGACATTAAGCCGACGGACCGTTGCCTGTCGGTATGGGTCCGCTCGAACTCCTCGTCGTCGCCTTCTGGGTGATGCTGCCCGCCTACGTCCCGAACAACGCCGCCGTCCTCGCGGGCGGGGGCGCGCCGATCGACGGCGGCCGAACGTGGAAGGGGCGGCGGATCCTCGGCGACGGGAAGACCTGGCGCGGGACGATCGTCGGCACGCTCGTCGGCGTGGGGGTCGCCTACGTGCTCAACGTCTTCCAGCCGACGGCCGTCTCCGCGCTCGGGTTCTCGGTGCCGACGTTCCCGCTCGCGGCCATGATCACCCTCCCGCTGGGCGCGATGCTCGGCGACATGACCGCCTCGTTCGTCAAGCGCCGCACCGGACGGAACCGGGGCGCGCCGCTCCCGGGCGTCGACCAACTCGACTTCGCGGTGATGGCGCTCGCGTTGACCGCGATCGTCGCCTGGGAGTGGTTCGTGGCCGTCTTCACCGTCGCGCTGCTCGTGGTCGTGCTGATCGTCACGCCGGTCCTCCACGTCGTCACGAACGTGCTGGCGTACCTCTTCGGGTTCAAACACGAACCCTGGTAACTGCGGGAACCGCTCGTCGCGAAAACCGCCGAGGAGACCGCCCACGAGCGGACGTCAGCGATCGGCGAACTAAAGCCCCCGTCGGGAGAACCCCCCGCCATGCGCTCGCTCGAACACGCGACGATCGGCGCGCTCTGTAGCGCGCTGGCCCTGTCCGTCCTCGCGCGCGGTCGCTCGCTCCCCGAAAAACTCGCGCTCTGGATCTACGGCCTGCTCCTCAGCGTGTTCATCGACCTC
The sequence above is drawn from the Halalkalicoccus sp. NIPERK01 genome and encodes:
- the larE gene encoding ATP-dependent sacrificial sulfur transferase LarE encodes the protein MSAEEKLAAAREELAGEEGVLVAFSGGVDSSAVAAIAHDALGEDAVACTAKSETLPEAELADARRVAEEIGIRHEVVEFSELDDPEFVKNDGDRCYHCRSMRLGRMFERAEELGIPVVCDGTNADDPGEGHRPGLQAVAELDARSPLLDHGITKAEVREIADMYDLSVADKPSMACLSSRIPTGIEVTEERLTRVDKAEALLRGWGFSQFRVRDHDGLARIEIAPEELEEALDIEFVRATRAHMKDLGFEHVTLDLHGYRTGSVSPEGEAESTAEADLLDAQYPTAE
- a CDS encoding CDP-2,3-bis-(O-geranylgeranyl)-sn-glycerol synthase; its protein translation is MGPLELLVVAFWVMLPAYVPNNAAVLAGGGAPIDGGRTWKGRRILGDGKTWRGTIVGTLVGVGVAYVLNVFQPTAVSALGFSVPTFPLAAMITLPLGAMLGDMTASFVKRRTGRNRGAPLPGVDQLDFAVMALALTAIVAWEWFVAVFTVALLVVVLIVTPVLHVVTNVLAYLFGFKHEPW
- a CDS encoding proline dehydrogenase family protein; this translates as MLPPIARRFVAGETPATALEHARECNSRNVKVILNLLGEHYDDPVEADDDARAYAALLADLADAGVDACISIKPTQIGLGVSEARFRDNLRGIVDVADEHDRFVWLDMEDHTTTDATLDAFEEFVEARGGGMGVCLQANLKRTRDDVERFADVPGKIRLVKGAYDEPPAIAHKGRERVNELYEEYLEYMFEAYDGGIAVGSHDPVMIDRARELHDTHGTPFEIQMLMGVREDAQTDLAREYEVWQYAPYGGKWLSYFYRRLMERKENAGFALRAVLGR
- a CDS encoding ORC1-type DNA replication protein, whose translation is MVDDSEEGMLSWDESVFRDERVFEIDYLPETFEHRDTQLQSLQYALRPAVRGSRPLNALVQGPPGTGKTTAVQKLFAELSGHSGVRTVHVNCQVDSTRYAVFSRLFEGIFEYEPPSSGVSFKKLFGQVADRLVEAEEVLVVALDDVNYLFYENEASDTLYSLLRAHEAHPGTRIGVIVVSSDLALDTIEELDSRVQSVFRPEEVYFPVYDAGEIVDILAERVDRGFHDGVVSPTVLDRVAELTAESGDLRVGIDLLRRAGLNAEMRASRTVTTEDVEEAYEQSKYVHLSRSLRGLSGSEAALVRVLVDHDGEQAGDVYEAFAEETDLGYTRYSEIVNKLDRLGIVETSYDGMEGRGRSRQLSLAYDPGAILDRLE
- a CDS encoding DUF502 domain-containing protein; translated protein: MSTWKRDMASGLIVLVPIIVTVWVVYWLFRFIANLPLTQTIGNPALRVFITLVVFVLLVFAVGYLMRTAIGSLVEAGIDAVMNSVPGLRVVYNASKMAVETALTGTSDLQTPVKVETWHDIRMTAFKTGREAPDGRKLLFLPTAPNITSGFVIEVAEEDVIETDETVEEALTRILSAGFGERDENPAGIPIDVVEERREADAEERPATD
- a CDS encoding helix-hairpin-helix domain-containing protein; the protein is MEFESIPGVGAKTASALAEVEDAERALREGDVAALAGAPGISEGRAARIARGAIRREHDDSSRLLRTDRAREIHRELLALLQDRAVTSYAKRRLETFYPSAARSRIEEVRGFAERALEREPDPEVREALAGVEPLEAPREVRVRERCLVTSDAETLAAAREAIPELPVEVVEDARGLADLARGYSTVIALDEAFTGVEVEGDVRVRPDALSDPAEVVPERTLSFFAANRASIRAAIAVHRAAGLDPPCDLAALDDALSRLGPDGEVKDDAELERLTRAVDDLDASVHTAESVANDSLKNSIEKRDVTIEGTDLLSLAERGAGIDSLLSRELADEYAAAVEAAREHLIDALALDSGESEIARDAFPEEPTFPVEHDESVVGRLREELVAAKERRAMRGKRELAADLADLREPAEALVRAALDLDVELALSRFSREFDCTMPDFSGVGIEIEGGRSPLLSEPLEAIEPVDYSVSGVTLLSGVNSGGKTSTLDLVCAVVILAQMGLPVPADRVRLERFSEVHYHAKTQGTLDAGAFEGTVKEFAGLASGGEGRLVLVDELESITEPGASAKIIAGILEALCETDTTAIFVSHLAREIRTAADCEIRVDGIEAVGLVDGDLVVNRSPVRDHLARSTPELIVEKLAREEGTAIYDRLLGKFES
- a CDS encoding ABC transporter permease — protein: MNPREALSMSLRAIRGHPLRSGLTALGVLIGVAAVIVFVILGASLQAAVIGEVGGEDAERIYVWNGPEDAQGPPGAGARAVFTEDDIDRLHAIEGVDGVAPYASVDANGFEHGGDTIAGGDAVATGPEYFTDDAIAEGRAFESGENEVVLTPLAAEAFEEDVAVGDRVTITFDDGSEAEMTVVGILDGSGPRSPFDGFGEDARVYVPADPFHGTTTETADGDQRVYPYVVVTADSPKSVDGVEEAVRTYLEDESDASEALPATFVVETQTNEDLLEQVNDLLATLTGFITGVALISLLVGSIGIANVMLVSVTERTREIGIMKTVGARNRDVLQLFLTEAAILGMLGAAAGALVGFAGGYVATRLLEFPFVAPLEWAVVAVVTGVLVGALAGLYPAWNAARTDPIDALRYE